DNA sequence from the Stenotrophomonas sp. 24(2023) genome:
GGCATGCACGCGCAGCGCTAGCGTGCGTCGGTCGCCCCTCTGGATCCTGCCGTGTCCCTGCCCACGTCCCGTCGTCATTTCCTGCAACTGGCCGGCACCGGCCTGGTCGTGGCCGGCACGGGTCTGCCCCCGTTGGCCACGGCCCAGCGGGCCCCCGCCACCGTCGGTGCGGCCTCCGCCCACCCGGGACCGGCGCTGCTCAACTTCAACGAATGCCCCTATGGCCCAGCCCCGGCCGCGCAGCAGGCCGCGCGGGACAGCATCGCCGCCAGCGGCCGCTACCGCTTTGAACTGGCCGGCCAACTGCGCGATCTGTTCGCCGCGCAGGAACAGGTGCCGGCTGAACGCGTGCGCCTGTACCCGGGGTCGAGCGAACCGCTGAACCGTGCCGCCACGCTGTGGACGGGCCCGCAGGCGGCCGTGGTGGTGGCTGACCCTACGTTCGAGGCACTGGGCGACCTGGCGGCTACGCGCGGTGCCCAGGTGCAGCGCGTGCCGCTGCGGGGCGATGGCGGCCACGACGTGCGCGCGATGGTGGCGGCAGCGCACGCGCGCCCGACCGGCCTGATCTATATCTGCAACCCGAACAATCCCACCGGCTCGGTGACCCTGCCGGCCGATCTGGCCTGGCTGCTGGCCAACAAGCCCGATGCCACCCGCGTGCTGGTGGATGAAGCCTACCTGCAGTACAGCACGCAACCCTCGCTGATCGGCCAGGCCGCACAGCGCGACGATGTGATCGTGCTGCGCACGTTCTCCAAGCTGTACGGCATGGCCGGCCTGCGCATGGGCGTGGCCACCGCGCACCCGGACCGCCTGCGCGAACTGGCCAGCCTGGGCGACAATCCACTGCCCGTGCCGGCCATGGCCGCCGCGCTGGCCAGCCTGCGCGACCCGCAGCTGGTGGCCCAGCGCCGCCAGCAGAACGCGCAGGTGCGCCAGGCCACCATCGCTTGGCTGGGCAAGCGCGGTTTCAGCAGCGTGCCCTCCGAAGCCAACTGCTTCGTGGTGGACGTGCAGCGCGATGGCACCGCCTTTGCCCAGGCCATGGCGGCCGAAGGCGTGGTGATCGGCCGCAGCTGGGCGATCTGGCCGCAGCGGGTGCGGGTCACGGTGGGTACCGAGGAAGAAATGGCCCGTTTCCGCGGTGCCTTCGCCAAGGTGGCTGGCGTACCGGCGTGATATCGATCCACGCCGATGGCGTGGATTTCACTGTCAGGCATCCACGCGGGGCGTTGATCTCCCCTGGAACAGACGCGGTGCTTACCAGCGCGGCGGCTTGGTCAGCGGCGGGGCCTGGTGCTGGCGGTCGTAGGCACGCAGCTCATCACGGATGTGGGCGATGCGCTGCCGGCCCAGCGCGTTGCGGCTGTCATCGAGCACCACGCCATCGAGCAGTTCGGCCATGCGCTGCACGGTGGGCAGCATCTTCTCCCACGCATCGAGCGCGGTCAGCGGCGCCGGCAGGGTCAGGAAGAAGGCGATGGCCGGGGTTTCCATGCTGCGGATGTTGGCCATGTCGAAGCTGCCCGGCTTCATGATGCTGGCCATCGAGAAGATCGGGCCACGCTCGGGGTGGCCTTCCACCAGCCGGTGGAACACGTTCATGTGGCCGAACACCAGGCCGGTTTTTTCCGCGGCCACCACGATGTCTTCGCCGCGCAGCTTCTCGCCCGCACGGGCGGCCACGAACAGCGAAACGATCTTGTCGAAATCCGGGGTGGCGCGCTTGCCGAGGTCGCTGGCCGCGCCCGGTTCCACGTCGGGCAGGCCCAGTTCGGCCTGCTCGCCCTCCGGCGTCAGGCCGGGCTCGGCGCGGTCCTCGATTGCAACCCCTTCCTCGCCCAGCACCGGCTCGCGGCGCGGCGCACCGGGAGAGGCCGGCTCGTTACCCTCGACCCGGCGCCCCTGGGGCTTCTTCTTCGGACGGCCAAACAGGAAGATCGCAGCGATCAACAGCAGGCCGGCGGCCATGATGCCGATGCGCAACAGTGCCGTGTCGGACATTCGATAGGTTCTCCGGCTGATTCATTCAGGTGACAGGATGGCACGTCAGGCAGCGCCCGCCAATCGTGCGGCTTCTTCCAGGTCCACGCTGACCAGGCGGCTCACCCCCGGTTCGCGCATGGTGACGCCGGACAGCTGGTGGGCAGCTTCCATCGTGGCCTTGTTGTGGCTGACGAACAGGAACTGCACCTTCTCGCTCATTTCCTTGACCATGTTGGCCAGGCGGCCGACGTTGGCTTCATCCAGCGGCGCATCCACTTCGTCCAGCAGGCAGAACGGGGCCGGATTGAGCTGGAAGATCGCAAACACCAGGGCCACGGCGGTCATCGCCTTCTCGCCACCGGACAGCAGCGAGATGCTGGACACGCGCTTGCCCGGGGGCCGCGCCATGATGGTCACGCCGGTGTCGAGCAGGTCCTCGCCGGTCAGTTCCAGGTAGGCATGGCCACCGCCGAACAGGCGCGGGTACAGGGCCTGCACGCCGGCGTTGACGCGGTCGAAGGTGTCCTTGAAGCGGCCGCGGGTCTCGCGGTCGATCTTGCGGATGGCATCTTCCAGCGTTTCCAGCGCCGTGGTCAGGTCCACGTGCTGGGCTTCCAGGTAGTCCGAACGCTGCGAGGCCTCGCCATACTCGTGGATGGCCGCCAGGTTGACCGGCTCCAGCCGGCGCATGCGTGCATCGATCTGGTGCACGGTCTGCTCGAAATCGTTCAGGCGTGCTTCGTCGGGCAGTGTGTTCAGCACATCCTGCATCACGAAACCGGCCTTCTCCACGGCGGCCTGCAGCTGCTCGGCACTGAGCACCAGTGCCTGCTGGTCCAGCCTGCGCTGGGAAATACGCTCGCGCTGCGATACGGCCTGTTCGTCACGCTTGTGCCGGGTCTGCTCGAAACTGCGCAGCTCGGCATCGATGCCATCGAGCAGGGTCCGCGCTTCGGCCAGCACGCGGTCGGCACGCACGCGTTCTTCCAGCGCGTTCTGGTGCTCGGCCTGCAGCGATTCGACCGGCGAATCGCCTTCGTCCAGCTGCGCATGCAGGTCGCCCAGGCGTGAGTCGAGCTGGCCACGCTGGGTGGTCATGCGCTCCAGTGCCTGCCCCAGCGAGGCCACCTGGGCCCGCTGCGATTCCAGCGTCAGCGCCAGCGCGTGCGCACGTTCGCGCACGGCACGCGCGGCTTCGCGCGCGTGGTCGCGCGCGTCGGTCAACTGGCGGCGCTCACCCTCCAGCCCAGCCCGCGTCGATTCCAGGTCGCCCATGCTGCTGACGGCATCTTCCAGCCTGCCGCGCGCCTGGCGGGCCTGTTCCTGGTTCACGTCCAGCGCGTCCAGCAACTGCGACAGTTCGCCTTCGATGCGGTCGATGCGGGTCCGCGCCGCCTCCACCTTGCCCTGCTGGCTCTGCAGCTGCCCGGCCAGTTCGGACACGGCGCGGTGGGCCAGGTACAGCGCACGCTGTGCATCCTCGCGCTGCTGTTCGGCCGCCAGCAGCTGCTCGCGGCAGCCGGACAGCTGTTCTTCCAGATCCGATTCACGGCCCTGCAGCTGCTCGATCTGCTCGCGCAGTTCATTGATGTCCCGTTCGCGCAGGAGGGCGCCCTGCTGCACCGCACCGGAGCGCGACACCCGCAGCCAGCCCTCACCCAGGCGTTCGCCGGCCCGGGTGATGACCGATTCGCCCTCGCCCAGCGCGGCCTGCAGCGTACGCGCCTGGGCCAGGTCGTCGGCCGCATGCAGGCGCGCCAGCAGGCGGCGGATCGCCACCGGGCCACGCACCTTGGCCGCCAGCGAGGTCGGCGCCACCGTCAATGCGGCATCCTCGGCGGCGACCAGCGCGATGCGCCCGTCGCCCAGTTCGCCCAGGGCATCGACCAGGCGGGCCGGGTCGTCCACCAGCACGCCTTCGATCAACTGGCCCAGCGCGCTTTCCACGGCATTTTCCCAGCCCGCGTCCACGTCCAGCCGCTCGCCCACGCGCGCGGCCGAATCCAGCCCGCGCGCCTGCAGCCAGGCCACGGCGGCGCCCTGCTCCTGGCCCAGCGCGGCCTGCTGCAGCGTCTCCAGCGATGCCAGGCGGCCGCGCAGGCCGTTGGCCTGCTTGCGCACCTCGGCCAGCTCGGCCTGCGCACTGCGCTGCTGTTCCTGCACTGCCGCCACGCCCTGCTTGCGCTGCTCGACCTGCCCGGTCAGCTCCTCCACCGCGGTGCTCTGCGTTTCATGCTGCAGGTGCAGCTGCTCGAACGCCTCGTCCAGCGCATCCAGGTCCAGCCCGGCGCGCTCGCTGGCCAGGGCTTCACGGCGGCGGTCGGCATCGAGGATCTGCTTGTCCAGGTAATCCACGCGGGTACGCTCGACGTCACCGGCACGCGATGCCTCGGAGGTGTGCCGGGTGTGCTGTTCCCAGCGCTGCTGCCAGTCGGCCAGGCGTGCCTCGGCGTCCCGCAGGGCCTCCTGCTTGATCTCGTTCTCTTCCTGCAGCTGCTCCAGCTGCGGGGTGGCATCGTCCACCGCTTCGCGCAGCACGCCCAGCCGGGCTTCGTCGCCGCTGATGTGCTGGCCCAGCTCGGCCAGGGCCTGCTGGGTTTCATCGCGGGCCTTGTGCAGGCGGGTGGACAGCTCGCGCTGGTGCTGGATCTGCTGTTCCAGCCGGGCCAGCGTGCTGCCGACCTGGTAGACCTCGGCCTGCGCGGCATTGAGCGCGTCGGCCGATTCCTCGCGGCGCACGCGGGTGGTCTCGATGCGCGCTTCGGCATCGCGCTGCTCGGCGATCAGCTGCTGCAGGCGGGTTTCCTCTTCGGACAGCCCGGCGCGCAGCGTGGCCAGGCGGCCATCCAGCCCGCGGAACTCCAGCGCCTTCCATTCGGCATCCTTGACCCGGCGCTCTTCCTGCAGCGCCTGGTACTGCTCGGCCTGCCGCGCCTGCCGCTTGAGGTGCTCCAGCTGCTTGCCGATCTCCTCGCGCAGGTCGTTCAGGCGGTCCAGGTTCTCGCGCGTGTGGCGGATGCGGGTCTCGGTTTCCTTGCGCCGTTCCTTGTACTTGGAGATGCCGGCGGCCTCTTCCAGGTACACGCGCAGGTCCTCCGGCCGGGCCTCGATGATCTGGCTGATCATGCCCTGCTCGATGATGGAATAGCTGCGCGGGCCCAGGCCGGTACCCAGGAACAGATCGGTGATGTCGCGGCGGCGGCACTTGGTGCCGTTGAGGTAGTAGTTGCTGGTGCCGTCGCGGCTGACGGTGCGCTTGACCGAGATCTCGTTGAACGCGGCGTACTCGCCGGAAATGGCGTGGTCGCTGTTGTCGAAGATCAGTTCGACCGTCGCCTGGGACACCGGCTTGCGGGCCGAGGAACCGGAGAAGATCACGTCGGTCAGCGAATCGCCGCGCAGGCGGCTGGCCGAACTCTCGCCCATCACCCAGCGCACCGCGTCGATGATGTTCGACTTGCCGCAGCCGTTGGGCCCCACGACACCGGTCATGTTGGTCGGCAGGTGCAGCGTGGTCGGATCGACGAAGGACTTGAAGCCGGACAGCTTGATGGTGGACAGACGCATAGGGTTTCCGGGCCGGGGGCCGCCGGGCGGCCTGCGTTTACCCTCCAAGTCATTGATCCCATTGGGATCGCCGGCCGTGGAACGGGTGTGACGCCCTGAGTATACCGATGTGGCCGTGTTCTACGAATGGGCGTGGAACATCGGGGCCGGGGGCGGCCTGGCGGGAATCTGGCGGCTGCGGTCGCGGCCGGTACACCCGCGCGCGCCGCCAAAACAAAACGGGCACCCTTGCGGGCGCCCGTTCCGGTGATACCAGGCCTTGCGGCGTGGGATCAGGCTTCAGCCACGACCACAACCTTGACGGTGGTCTCGACGTCGGCGTGCAGGTGCACCAGGACGTCGTACTCGCCGATGTTGCGGAAGGCGCCTTCGCCCAGGATGACTTCGCTCTTGCTCAGCTCCAGGCCGGCAGCGGTGAAGGCATCGGCGATTTCGCGCGCGCCGACCGAGCCGTACAGCTTGCCTTCGGTCGAGGCATTGGCGGCGATGGTCACGCTCTGGCCTTCCAGCTTGACCTTGCGGCTTTCGGCGTCGGCGTGGATGGCCTGGGCCTTGGCTTCGTATTCAGCGCGCTTGGCTTCGAACTCGGCCTTGTTGCTCTCGGTGGCCGGCACGGCCTTGCCCTGCGGCACGAGGAAGTTACGGCCGTAGCCCGGCTTGACGGTGACCAGGTCACCCAGGCCACCGAGGTTGGTGACCTTCTGCAGAAGGATCAGCTGCATGGTAATGCTCCAGAAATGTTATTCGTTAGCGAGGCAGGCGCCCCGCAGCGATGGCTGTCCGAATAGCGGGCACAGCGGGCGGCGCGGGGCCGCCCACCGGGCATCAGACGTCGTGGTTGTCGGTGTACGGAATCAGGGCCAGGAAGCGAGCGCGCTTGACGGCGGTCGCCAGCTGGCGCTGGTACTTCGACTTGGTACCGGTGACGCGGCTCGGCACGATCTTGCCGTTCTCGGTCAGGTACTGGCGCAGGGTGTTGAGATCCTTGTAGTCGATCTCCTTCACACCTTCAGCCGTGAACTTGCAGAACTTGCGGCGACGGAAGAACTTGGACATGGGAAGGCTCCTTAGGCGGCGGAAGCGGCGTCTTCGCCGGCTTCGTTGTCAGCGTTGGCGTTGGACTCGCCTTCTTCGTCGTCACGACGACGGCGCTCACCGCGCTCCGGCTTGTCACCCTTCTCGTCCTTGCTCTTCATGATCAGCGACTGCTCGGTGTCAGCCTCGTCACGCTTGATGACCAGGTTGCGCAGCACGGCGTCGTTGAAGCGGAAGCTTTCCACCAGCTCGTTCAGCACGGCCTGGTCGGCTTCGATGTTCAGCAGCACGTAGTGGGCCTTCACCAGGTTCTGGATCGGGTAGGCCAGCTGGCGGCGGCCCCAGTCTTCCAGGCGGTGGATCTTGCCGTTGCCGTTCTCGACGATCGACTTGTAACGCTCGACCATGGCCGGGACCTGTTCGCTCTGGTCCGGGTGGACCAGGAACACGACTTCGTAATGACGACTCATGTTTTTTCTACCTTTCGGATGTGGCCTTGCGGCCGGACAGCCCCCCGCCGTTGATACCGCGGTGGGGCAAGGATTCCCGCCTAGAAGGCAGGAAGCCGCGCATTATGGCGCAAGCAACGCGGCTGGACAACCGCGCCGGGCCGTGCGCGGCGGGGAGCTGCCTCGCCCCGACACCAGAACAAACCATAAATTCAAGCAATTTCAATGACCTGCAATCAACCCAGGTCCAGATGCAGGCGGTGCTGGCCACATACCACGGCACCAGAGCAGGCCGGGGTGGCGCCGGGCCACGCCCGGCTGACGCCGGAACCGGTCTTCAGGCCTTGTCGGCGTCGGTGGTGAAGCTCTCGCCGCAGCCGCATTCAGCGGTGGCGTTGGGATTGCTGAACGTGAACGTCTCGCTCAGCCCGTGCTTGCCGAAGTCGATCACCGTGCCATCCACCAGCGCCAGGCTCTGGGCGTCGACGAAGATCTTCACCCCGTCCTGGTCGAACACGGTATCGCCCTCGCGCTGGTCACGGGCCAGGTCGGTCACGTGGCCCCAGCCGGAGCAGCCGGTCTTGGTCACGCCGAAGCGCAGGCCCAGCGCACCGGGGGTCTGGGACACGAAGCGCTGCACGCGCTCGAAGGCGATGGGGGTCAGGCTGACGGCCATGGGGGGCTCCAGTGGTACGGGGACATTATAAGGAGCCGACGGCCGAAGAAATGCCTCGCAAGCGGAACACTGCAACCGGTAAACTCCCGTGTTCACAGATCGAGTCGATCAGCAGAGGATTCAAGTCATGACGGTGGTCAGCGTTGAACATGCGCTTGCCGGGAAGATCCCGGAAGGCGGCGAAGTCACGGTACGCGGTTGGGTGCGCACGGTGCGCGGCTCGGCGAATCTGGCCTTCGTGAACGTGACCGACGGCTCCTGCTTCGCCCCGATCCAGGTGGTCGCCACCGATGCGCTGGCCAACTTCGAAGAGATCAAGCGCCTGACCACCGGCTGCTCGCTGACCGCCACCGGCACCTTGGTGAAGTCGCAGGGCAAGGGCCAGTCGTTCGAGATCCAGGCCAGCGCGGTCGAGGTGGTCGGCTGGGTCGAAGACCCGCTCACCTACCCCATCCAGCCCAAGCCGATGACGCCGGAGTTCCTGCGCGAAGTGGCCCACCTGCGCCCGCGCACCAACCTGTTCGGCGCCGTCACCCGCATCCGCAACTGCCTGGCCCAGGCCGTGCACCGTTTCTTCCACGAGAACGGCTTCAACTGGATCAGCACCCCGATCATCACCACCTCCGACGCCGAAGGCGCCGGCCAGATGTTCCGCGTGTCCACC
Encoded proteins:
- the smc gene encoding chromosome segregation protein SMC yields the protein MRLSTIKLSGFKSFVDPTTLHLPTNMTGVVGPNGCGKSNIIDAVRWVMGESSASRLRGDSLTDVIFSGSSARKPVSQATVELIFDNSDHAISGEYAAFNEISVKRTVSRDGTSNYYLNGTKCRRRDITDLFLGTGLGPRSYSIIEQGMISQIIEARPEDLRVYLEEAAGISKYKERRKETETRIRHTRENLDRLNDLREEIGKQLEHLKRQARQAEQYQALQEERRVKDAEWKALEFRGLDGRLATLRAGLSEEETRLQQLIAEQRDAEARIETTRVRREESADALNAAQAEVYQVGSTLARLEQQIQHQRELSTRLHKARDETQQALAELGQHISGDEARLGVLREAVDDATPQLEQLQEENEIKQEALRDAEARLADWQQRWEQHTRHTSEASRAGDVERTRVDYLDKQILDADRRREALASERAGLDLDALDEAFEQLHLQHETQSTAVEELTGQVEQRKQGVAAVQEQQRSAQAELAEVRKQANGLRGRLASLETLQQAALGQEQGAAVAWLQARGLDSAARVGERLDVDAGWENAVESALGQLIEGVLVDDPARLVDALGELGDGRIALVAAEDAALTVAPTSLAAKVRGPVAIRRLLARLHAADDLAQARTLQAALGEGESVITRAGERLGEGWLRVSRSGAVQQGALLRERDINELREQIEQLQGRESDLEEQLSGCREQLLAAEQQREDAQRALYLAHRAVSELAGQLQSQQGKVEAARTRIDRIEGELSQLLDALDVNQEQARQARGRLEDAVSSMGDLESTRAGLEGERRQLTDARDHAREAARAVRERAHALALTLESQRAQVASLGQALERMTTQRGQLDSRLGDLHAQLDEGDSPVESLQAEHQNALEERVRADRVLAEARTLLDGIDAELRSFEQTRHKRDEQAVSQRERISQRRLDQQALVLSAEQLQAAVEKAGFVMQDVLNTLPDEARLNDFEQTVHQIDARMRRLEPVNLAAIHEYGEASQRSDYLEAQHVDLTTALETLEDAIRKIDRETRGRFKDTFDRVNAGVQALYPRLFGGGHAYLELTGEDLLDTGVTIMARPPGKRVSSISLLSGGEKAMTAVALVFAIFQLNPAPFCLLDEVDAPLDEANVGRLANMVKEMSEKVQFLFVSHNKATMEAAHQLSGVTMREPGVSRLVSVDLEEAARLAGAA
- the rpsF gene encoding 30S ribosomal protein S6, which produces MSRHYEVVFLVHPDQSEQVPAMVERYKSIVENGNGKIHRLEDWGRRQLAYPIQNLVKAHYVLLNIEADQAVLNELVESFRFNDAVLRNLVIKRDEADTEQSLIMKSKDEKGDKPERGERRRRDDEEGESNANADNEAGEDAASAA
- a CDS encoding pyridoxal phosphate-dependent aminotransferase; the encoded protein is MSLPTSRRHFLQLAGTGLVVAGTGLPPLATAQRAPATVGAASAHPGPALLNFNECPYGPAPAAQQAARDSIAASGRYRFELAGQLRDLFAAQEQVPAERVRLYPGSSEPLNRAATLWTGPQAAVVVADPTFEALGDLAATRGAQVQRVPLRGDGGHDVRAMVAAAHARPTGLIYICNPNNPTGSVTLPADLAWLLANKPDATRVLVDEAYLQYSTQPSLIGQAAQRDDVIVLRTFSKLYGMAGLRMGVATAHPDRLRELASLGDNPLPVPAMAAALASLRDPQLVAQRRQQNAQVRQATIAWLGKRGFSSVPSEANCFVVDVQRDGTAFAQAMAAEGVVIGRSWAIWPQRVRVTVGTEEEMARFRGAFAKVAGVPA
- a CDS encoding iron-sulfur cluster assembly accessory protein translates to MAVSLTPIAFERVQRFVSQTPGALGLRFGVTKTGCSGWGHVTDLARDQREGDTVFDQDGVKIFVDAQSLALVDGTVIDFGKHGLSETFTFSNPNATAECGCGESFTTDADKA
- the rpsR gene encoding 30S ribosomal protein S18 — protein: MSKFFRRRKFCKFTAEGVKEIDYKDLNTLRQYLTENGKIVPSRVTGTKSKYQRQLATAVKRARFLALIPYTDNHDV
- the zipA gene encoding cell division protein ZipA — translated: MSDTALLRIGIMAAGLLLIAAIFLFGRPKKKPQGRRVEGNEPASPGAPRREPVLGEEGVAIEDRAEPGLTPEGEQAELGLPDVEPGAASDLGKRATPDFDKIVSLFVAARAGEKLRGEDIVVAAEKTGLVFGHMNVFHRLVEGHPERGPIFSMASIMKPGSFDMANIRSMETPAIAFFLTLPAPLTALDAWEKMLPTVQRMAELLDGVVLDDSRNALGRQRIAHIRDELRAYDRQHQAPPLTKPPRW
- the rplI gene encoding 50S ribosomal protein L9, with amino-acid sequence MQLILLQKVTNLGGLGDLVTVKPGYGRNFLVPQGKAVPATESNKAEFEAKRAEYEAKAQAIHADAESRKVKLEGQSVTIAANASTEGKLYGSVGAREIADAFTAAGLELSKSEVILGEGAFRNIGEYDVLVHLHADVETTVKVVVVAEA